The Flavobacterium marginilacus genome window below encodes:
- a CDS encoding sensor histidine kinase, protein MNISFKKSYKFAIKSALYISLFVSGFCMILSSILYRPSFSKMLLFGFISLFFVYVFSFFVLQYRVERFIYRRVKKIYDDVSLLESSTFINKPITTDMETLTREVKKFATDKKLEIEMLQIREEYRREFLGNVSHELKTPLFTVQGYLSTLIDGAMEDKSIRKKYLKRAEKGVERLIYIVEDLDMITKLESGDLNLEFTKFDIVKLIQNVFDLLEMKADKKNVTLSFENDHLQPIFVNGDKDKIQQVVENLIVNSIKYGKEGGLTEVSIVNLTNKKVLVRISDNGEGIEAQNIPRLFERFYRVDKSGSRTEGGSGLGLSIVKHIIEAHKEKIYVESEFGIGSDFSFTLEKTFITDQLGLKKKSNLKI, encoded by the coding sequence ATGAATATTAGTTTCAAAAAAAGTTACAAGTTTGCTATAAAATCAGCATTGTATATCAGTTTGTTTGTCTCTGGATTTTGCATGATCCTGTCTTCAATACTGTATAGGCCTTCATTTAGCAAAATGCTCCTGTTCGGTTTTATCAGCCTGTTTTTTGTATATGTGTTTTCTTTTTTTGTACTTCAGTATCGAGTTGAGCGTTTTATCTACCGCAGAGTAAAAAAAATATACGATGATGTATCATTATTAGAATCCAGCACTTTTATCAATAAGCCGATCACTACCGATATGGAAACTCTTACTAGAGAGGTTAAGAAATTTGCAACGGATAAAAAGCTGGAAATAGAAATGCTGCAGATACGTGAGGAATATCGAAGAGAGTTTTTAGGAAATGTTTCTCATGAGCTAAAAACACCGCTGTTTACAGTTCAGGGTTATCTGTCAACACTCATTGACGGTGCGATGGAAGATAAATCCATCAGAAAAAAATATTTGAAACGTGCCGAAAAAGGTGTTGAACGATTGATTTATATCGTTGAAGATCTGGATATGATTACCAAATTAGAATCGGGAGATCTGAATCTTGAATTTACAAAATTTGATATTGTTAAACTGATTCAGAATGTTTTTGATTTGTTGGAAATGAAAGCCGATAAAAAGAATGTCACTTTATCTTTTGAAAATGATCATCTGCAGCCCATTTTTGTAAACGGTGACAAGGACAAGATTCAGCAGGTGGTTGAAAATTTAATTGTAAATTCCATTAAATACGGTAAAGAAGGCGGCCTGACAGAAGTTTCTATTGTTAATTTAACCAATAAAAAAGTTTTGGTACGCATTTCTGACAACGGAGAAGGAATAGAAGCACAAAATATTCCGCGCCTTTTTGAACGGTTTTACAGAGTAGACAAAAGCGGTTCGCGGACTGAAGGAGGTTCAGGATTAGGACTTTCTATAGTAAAACATATTATTGAGGCGCATAAAGAAAAAATTTACGTCGAAAGTGAGTTTGGAATAGGGTCTGATTTTTCATTTACGCTTGAAAAGACATTTATTACGGATCAATTAGGTTTAAAAAAGAAATCAAATTTAAAGATTTAG
- a CDS encoding response regulator transcription factor, which yields MKKRNTKILLVDDEPDVLEIVGYNLAQEGYQIVTAANGKEAVEKARKEIPSLIIMDVMMPEMDGMEACENIRKIPELNNVIITFLTARNEDYSQVAGFDAGADDYITKPIKPKLLVSKVKALLRRLKEQDQSSETLNVGGIEINREEYKIVKDNFEIALPRKEFELFYLLASKPGKVFKREEILDKVWGNDVVVGGRTIDVHIRKLREKIGDDLFKTIKGVGYKFEV from the coding sequence ATGAAGAAAAGAAATACAAAGATTCTTCTGGTTGATGATGAACCAGATGTTTTAGAAATTGTTGGCTATAATTTAGCGCAGGAAGGATATCAGATTGTAACAGCTGCTAATGGTAAAGAAGCCGTTGAGAAAGCTAGAAAAGAAATTCCAAGTCTTATTATAATGGATGTAATGATGCCCGAAATGGACGGCATGGAGGCTTGTGAAAATATTAGAAAAATTCCTGAACTGAATAATGTTATCATTACATTCCTGACAGCACGAAATGAGGATTACTCTCAAGTGGCAGGATTTGATGCCGGTGCCGATGATTATATTACCAAACCGATAAAGCCCAAATTATTGGTCAGTAAGGTAAAGGCTTTGTTAAGAAGATTAAAAGAGCAGGATCAAAGCAGTGAAACGCTAAATGTAGGCGGTATCGAAATTAACCGTGAGGAATATAAAATAGTTAAGGATAATTTTGAAATTGCTTTACCAAGAAAAGAGTTTGAATTATTCTATTTATTAGCATCTAAACCTGGAAAAGTATTTAAAAGAGAAGAGATTCTTGATAAGGTATGGGGTAATGATGTTGTAGTTGGAGGAAGAACTATTGATGTTCACATTAGAAAGCTTCGCGAAAAAATAGGTGATGATCTGTTTAAAACCATTAAAGGGGTAGGGTATAAATTTGAAGTTTAG
- a CDS encoding TonB-dependent receptor has product MKLKFLLFTLFICVIGFAQNTGTITGVLLDKDSNNQPLPFANVVIKGTKIGVNTDAEGKYTIKTAPGNYIVQFSFLGYESVESPVTVAANQTVTLDSSLGSGSYKLKDVVIKTSTGGREKETALLLEQKNAIEMKQVIGAQELSRKGVSDAAAAVVKTSGVAKSEGVNNVFVRGLGDRYNSTSLNGLPLPSEDPLYKNISLDFFQSNIIKNININKTFGANLSGDNSGANIDISSKELNESKLLIVSAGGGFNTNAASAKNFSVADGAYNYFGFLKNGRNLPITDLTQYTFNSSLKTNSVSTPINENFNIVAGGKFNVGKNNNTLSLFGVASNTNDYTYKTGFVGQATNTGDYQQRMNMERADYKTTQTILGNVKYKYQKGYISANSLFIHNNSQYVGKYLGYHKDINDNLGAESAENSLIVRQQNNNNIMLSNQLLSEYKFNDKISINAGAVYSTVRGTEPDRKTNAYAKNTSGNYILSSNSPGDNNRYFSTLDENDFGANAEAVYKINPNADKQIQIVFGGNYRKTDRTFNFTEIDFQQGGLAIDPNNPDAVLNQANLNAGAFNLITLWNNSNLNPMYYIGNRNIAAGYAQVVYPVNEKLTLQLGLRNENIKQTINWDTNITSTVTDLTTAPSIIDKKYVLPSANLKYSFNEKNTIRISASKTYTMPQFKEMANFLYSDVNFNERGNPYLTPSTVYNGDIKYDYYLSKKEIISVGAYYKFIQDPILRMIMNTPGLDYSYVNTNKAYVAGAEIEVRKTLYSIESEKHKNEFNFGLNASYLYSKEDQTDVTTGLVSATFTHNTGKMQGAAPLLVNSDISFSTDSENTTFLSTLVFNYFYDKVYSVGTTGRENLIERAVPTLDFINRFEFKKSKMTLSLGARNILNPKFRLTQQATSNITGLTQDVLISSYRKGAIISMGLNWQL; this is encoded by the coding sequence ATGAAATTAAAATTTCTATTGTTTACACTATTTATCTGTGTTATTGGTTTTGCACAAAATACTGGAACCATAACAGGTGTTTTATTAGACAAAGATTCGAACAATCAGCCGTTACCTTTTGCAAATGTTGTAATAAAAGGAACAAAAATTGGTGTTAATACTGATGCTGAAGGAAAATATACAATTAAAACTGCTCCGGGAAATTACATAGTTCAATTCAGCTTTTTGGGTTATGAATCTGTAGAATCTCCTGTTACTGTTGCTGCAAACCAAACGGTTACATTAGATAGTTCTCTGGGATCTGGAAGTTACAAACTAAAAGACGTAGTAATCAAAACCAGTACCGGCGGAAGAGAAAAAGAAACCGCTTTATTATTGGAACAAAAAAATGCAATTGAAATGAAACAAGTTATTGGTGCTCAAGAGCTATCAAGAAAAGGAGTTTCTGATGCAGCTGCAGCAGTTGTAAAAACTTCGGGTGTAGCAAAATCTGAAGGAGTAAATAACGTTTTTGTACGTGGACTAGGTGATCGTTATAATTCAACTTCCCTAAACGGTTTACCCCTTCCTTCTGAAGATCCTTTATACAAAAATATTTCTTTGGATTTCTTTCAATCAAACATTATTAAAAACATCAACATTAACAAAACATTTGGGGCTAATCTAAGTGGTGATAATTCTGGAGCAAATATTGATATTTCTTCAAAAGAATTAAATGAATCAAAATTACTAATTGTTTCTGCTGGTGGAGGATTTAACACTAACGCTGCTTCAGCGAAAAACTTTTCTGTAGCCGATGGAGCATACAACTATTTTGGATTTCTTAAAAATGGAAGAAACCTACCAATTACTGATTTAACTCAATACACATTTAATTCAAGTTTGAAAACAAACAGTGTTTCAACACCAATTAACGAAAACTTTAACATTGTTGCAGGCGGAAAATTCAATGTGGGAAAAAACAATAATACACTTTCGCTTTTTGGAGTAGCAAGCAATACGAATGACTATACTTATAAAACAGGTTTCGTAGGGCAAGCTACAAATACAGGTGATTACCAACAAAGAATGAACATGGAGCGTGCTGATTACAAAACCACGCAAACAATACTTGGGAATGTAAAATATAAGTATCAAAAAGGATATATTTCTGCAAACTCACTCTTCATACATAATAATTCACAATATGTTGGAAAATATTTAGGATATCATAAAGACATCAATGATAATCTTGGGGCTGAATCTGCTGAAAACTCACTAATAGTACGTCAGCAAAACAACAACAACATCATGCTTTCTAACCAATTATTGTCGGAATATAAATTTAATGATAAAATCAGCATTAATGCAGGAGCTGTTTACAGTACTGTTCGCGGAACTGAACCAGACCGAAAAACAAATGCATATGCAAAGAACACATCTGGAAACTACATCCTAAGTTCAAATTCACCTGGAGACAACAATCGTTATTTTTCTACATTGGACGAAAATGACTTTGGTGCAAACGCTGAAGCTGTTTACAAAATTAATCCAAATGCAGATAAACAAATACAAATTGTCTTTGGCGGGAATTATAGAAAAACAGACCGTACCTTCAATTTTACTGAAATAGATTTCCAACAAGGCGGCTTAGCTATCGATCCTAACAATCCAGATGCAGTACTGAATCAAGCAAATCTTAATGCTGGTGCATTCAATCTTATTACTTTATGGAACAATTCTAACTTAAACCCAATGTATTACATTGGTAATCGTAATATCGCAGCAGGTTACGCACAAGTAGTTTACCCTGTTAACGAAAAACTTACGTTGCAGCTTGGTTTAAGAAACGAAAATATAAAACAAACAATTAACTGGGACACCAACATTACCAGTACAGTAACAGATTTAACTACGGCACCATCAATTATCGATAAAAAATATGTATTACCAAGTGCAAACCTAAAATACAGTTTTAACGAGAAAAACACAATACGTATTTCTGCAAGTAAAACATACACAATGCCACAGTTTAAAGAAATGGCAAACTTCCTGTACAGCGATGTAAACTTTAACGAACGTGGAAATCCTTATTTAACTCCTTCTACAGTATATAATGGAGATATTAAATATGATTACTACCTATCTAAAAAAGAAATTATTTCGGTAGGAGCTTACTACAAATTTATACAGGATCCAATCTTAAGAATGATTATGAATACACCTGGACTTGATTATTCTTATGTTAACACTAACAAAGCTTATGTTGCAGGTGCTGAAATTGAAGTACGCAAAACATTATATAGTATTGAAAGTGAAAAACATAAAAACGAATTCAATTTCGGATTAAATGCTTCATATTTATATAGTAAAGAAGATCAAACGGATGTAACAACCGGTCTTGTATCTGCCACTTTTACCCATAATACAGGTAAAATGCAAGGAGCAGCACCATTACTAGTAAATTCAGACATCAGCTTTAGCACAGATTCAGAAAACACTACCTTTTTATCTACCTTGGTGTTTAATTATTTCTATGATAAAGTATATTCAGTAGGAACAACAGGTCGTGAAAATCTTATTGAAAGAGCAGTTCCAACGTTAGATTTCATTAATCGCTTTGAATTTAAAAAAAGTAAAATGACCTTAAGCCTTGGTGCTCGTAACATACTTAATCCAAAATTCAGACTTACACAGCAAGCTACATCTAACATAACTGGCTTAACTCAAGATGTACTAATCAGCAGCTATCGCAAAGGAGCAATTATTTCGATGGGACTTAACTGGCAATTATAA
- a CDS encoding T9SS type A sorting domain-containing protein, translated as MVKNYFYITLLVAIFFTTGAQAQDNKQPKTQEDSSIEGLSLYPNPVSAGKVYITSKKDSEKEIIIFDVLGKKVLQTTISTKELNISNLSPGIYIIKITEEGSTSSRKLIVQ; from the coding sequence ATGGTAAAAAACTACTTTTATATTACTCTCTTAGTGGCTATTTTTTTTACAACTGGTGCTCAGGCACAAGATAATAAACAGCCGAAAACACAAGAAGATTCTTCAATTGAAGGGTTAAGTTTGTACCCAAATCCTGTGTCTGCCGGTAAAGTTTATATTACTTCTAAGAAAGACTCAGAAAAAGAGATCATCATCTTTGATGTTTTAGGAAAAAAAGTACTGCAGACTACAATTAGCACTAAAGAACTAAATATCTCAAATTTATCCCCTGGGATTTATATCATAAAAATAACAGAAGAAGGTTCAACTAGCAGCAGAAAACTAATAGTACAGTAA
- a CDS encoding acyl transferase: MITASDIFTISSQKQFEKTALKVFRHQYENNLVYKEFCDLLKKKPQKVKSLHQIPFLPIQFFKSHDVVSNSEPIQTTFTSSGTTGAITSRHLVTDISVYEESYRKGFSQFYGNIEDYVILALLPSYLEREGSSLIHMVEDLIQLTNNSDSGFYLNNHDELIQKLIELDEAGQNVILIGVTYALLDLIEKRTFQLQHTIIMETGGMKGKRKEMIREELHEELCSGFGVTAIHSEYGMTELLSQAYSLGNGIFECPSWMQIHIRDTEDALTYISDGKTGGINVIDLANINSCSFIATQDLGKKYPNTTFEVLGRFDNSDIRGCNLMVV, translated from the coding sequence TTGATTACAGCCAGCGACATATTTACCATTTCGAGTCAGAAGCAATTTGAAAAAACAGCTTTAAAAGTATTCCGCCATCAATATGAAAACAATTTGGTTTATAAGGAATTCTGCGATTTACTAAAAAAAAAACCACAGAAAGTAAAGTCACTGCATCAGATTCCGTTTTTACCTATTCAGTTTTTCAAAAGCCATGATGTTGTCTCAAACAGCGAGCCTATCCAGACCACTTTCACCAGCAGCGGGACAACTGGAGCTATAACCAGCAGGCATTTAGTTACCGATATTTCTGTATACGAAGAAAGCTACCGCAAAGGTTTTTCTCAATTTTACGGAAATATAGAAGATTATGTAATTCTGGCACTGCTTCCTTCCTATCTGGAAAGAGAAGGTTCATCATTAATACACATGGTCGAAGATTTAATACAGCTTACTAATAACAGTGATAGTGGTTTTTACCTCAACAATCATGACGAACTAATCCAAAAACTCATTGAACTGGACGAAGCTGGACAGAATGTTATTCTAATTGGAGTTACCTATGCCTTATTAGATTTAATCGAAAAAAGAACATTCCAGCTGCAGCACACCATTATTATGGAAACTGGCGGGATGAAAGGGAAACGTAAAGAAATGATTCGCGAAGAATTACACGAAGAACTTTGCAGCGGATTTGGCGTTACAGCCATCCACTCGGAATATGGTATGACTGAACTACTTTCGCAGGCTTATTCTTTAGGAAATGGCATATTTGAATGCCCTTCGTGGATGCAAATTCACATTCGAGATACCGAAGATGCTTTGACATATATAAGTGACGGTAAAACGGGCGGAATAAACGTAATCGACCTAGCGAATATCAATTCCTGTTCGTTTATAGCCACGCAGGATTTGGGCAAAAAATATCCCAATACCACTTTCGAAGTATTGGGACGTTTTGATAACTCGGATATCCGAGGTTGTAATTTGATGGTGGTTTAA
- a CDS encoding type II toxin-antitoxin system RelE family toxin: MAYTIEFRSKVLKILVKINEPNYSVIKKEIYALAENPRPQGYRKLKGRKGYRIRVGDYRVIYEIFDNILVIEVIDLGHRKDIYD; encoded by the coding sequence ATGGCTTACACTATTGAATTTAGGAGTAAAGTTTTGAAGATATTAGTGAAAATTAATGAGCCAAATTATTCTGTAATCAAAAAAGAAATTTATGCTTTAGCAGAAAATCCAAGACCGCAAGGATACCGAAAGCTAAAAGGCAGAAAAGGATACAGGATTAGAGTAGGTGATTATCGAGTGATTTATGAAATATTTGACAATATTCTTGTGATAGAAGTTATCGATTTAGGACATCGGAAAGATATTTACGATTAA
- the tyrS gene encoding tyrosine--tRNA ligase, giving the protein MKNIISELQWRGLVHDIMPGTEEQLLKEMTTTYIGFDPTSDSLHIGSLVPIILLVHLKNFGHKPIALVGGATGMIGDPSGKSDERNLLDEVTLNKNVEGIKGVLSRFLDFNDTAANAPVLVNNYDWMKGLSFINFARDVGKRITVNYMMAKDSVKKRLSGEGEGMSFTEFTYQLIQGYDFYHLHKEYNCLLQMGGSDQWGNITTGTELVRRMNVGEEAKAFAMTCPLITKADGSKFGKSEGGNVWLTADKTSVYKFYQFWLNTTDVDAEKYIKIFTFLDKDTIETLIEEHKTAPHLRVLQKKLAEELTVFVHSKEELEKAIQASNILFGNSNAEDLKQLDSATFLEVFDGVPQAEITKSDIESGLDIISVLNEKTGFFKSNGEARRALTANSISVNREKIKEDFVLSMNDLINNEFVLLQSGKKNYFIVRAV; this is encoded by the coding sequence ATGAAAAATATTATTTCCGAATTACAATGGCGCGGATTGGTTCACGATATCATGCCTGGAACCGAAGAACAGCTTTTAAAAGAAATGACAACGACTTATATTGGATTTGACCCTACGTCAGATTCACTGCATATTGGGAGTCTGGTGCCGATTATCTTATTGGTTCACCTTAAAAATTTCGGACACAAACCAATAGCTTTGGTGGGTGGAGCTACAGGAATGATTGGAGATCCTTCGGGGAAATCGGACGAGAGAAATTTATTGGATGAGGTTACTTTAAATAAAAATGTTGAAGGAATAAAAGGCGTTTTGTCTCGATTTTTGGACTTTAACGATACGGCAGCAAATGCGCCGGTTTTGGTAAATAACTACGATTGGATGAAAGGTTTGTCATTCATCAATTTTGCACGAGATGTGGGTAAAAGAATCACGGTGAATTATATGATGGCTAAAGATTCTGTGAAGAAGCGTTTGTCTGGTGAAGGCGAGGGAATGTCGTTTACGGAGTTTACCTACCAATTGATTCAAGGGTACGATTTCTATCATCTGCATAAAGAATACAATTGCTTACTGCAAATGGGAGGTTCAGATCAATGGGGAAATATCACCACTGGAACTGAATTAGTGCGCAGAATGAATGTAGGTGAAGAAGCCAAAGCTTTTGCAATGACCTGCCCGCTGATTACTAAAGCCGATGGTTCTAAATTCGGAAAGTCTGAAGGCGGAAACGTATGGCTGACTGCAGATAAAACTTCGGTTTATAAGTTTTACCAGTTTTGGCTGAATACTACTGATGTTGATGCTGAAAAATATATAAAAATCTTTACTTTTTTAGATAAAGACACAATTGAAACTTTAATTGAAGAGCATAAAACTGCGCCGCATTTAAGAGTTTTACAAAAGAAATTAGCGGAGGAATTGACTGTTTTTGTGCATTCAAAAGAAGAATTAGAAAAAGCGATTCAAGCATCGAATATATTATTTGGAAACTCAAATGCAGAAGATTTGAAACAATTGGATTCGGCTACTTTTTTAGAAGTTTTTGATGGCGTTCCTCAAGCAGAAATTACTAAATCTGATATTGAATCAGGTCTGGATATTATTTCGGTTTTAAATGAAAAAACGGGTTTCTTTAAATCAAATGGAGAAGCTAGACGCGCTTTAACTGCGAATTCTATTTCGGTAAACAGAGAGAAAATAAAAGAAGATTTTGTTTTGTCAATGAATGATTTAATCAATAATGAATTTGTATTGCTGCAAAGCGGCAAAAAGAATTACTTTATTGTTAGGGCAGTTTAA
- a CDS encoding NAD-dependent epimerase/dehydratase family protein: protein MILVTGGTGLVGAHLLIHLTEKGEQVRAIYRNLDNIQKTKSLFSLYKKDSFFELIEWIQADILDIPSLENAFQGIDKVYHCAAIISFDPKDENLVRKTNIEGTANIVNFCLNYNIQKLCHVSSIAALGDLAAHESIITEETEWNPEKLHSDYAISKYGSEMEIWRGQQEGLKVVIVNPGVIIGPGFWDQGSGEIFKKVKNKLPFYTKGSTGFVAVTDVVNILYELMESNIHGERYTLISQNILFQDFLFAIADALKVRRPKYHATPFIINSLSNLEWIASNLFGKRRQLSKATARSSYSTDLYSNEKTKNALNFTFTDVYDYIKEIVIL from the coding sequence ATGATATTAGTTACAGGGGGAACAGGTTTAGTGGGCGCGCATCTCTTAATTCACTTAACAGAAAAAGGTGAGCAAGTTCGTGCTATTTATAGAAATTTGGATAACATCCAAAAGACAAAATCACTGTTTTCACTGTACAAAAAAGATTCATTTTTCGAGTTAATCGAATGGATTCAAGCTGATATTCTAGACATTCCGTCTTTAGAGAATGCTTTTCAGGGAATTGACAAAGTGTATCACTGCGCGGCTATAATTTCATTTGATCCAAAAGATGAAAACCTTGTCCGAAAAACAAACATTGAAGGCACGGCAAACATTGTTAATTTTTGCCTGAATTATAACATCCAAAAACTCTGCCATGTCAGTTCTATAGCCGCACTTGGTGATTTAGCAGCGCATGAATCTATCATTACAGAAGAAACCGAATGGAATCCCGAAAAACTGCACAGCGATTATGCGATTTCAAAATATGGTTCGGAAATGGAAATCTGGCGCGGTCAGCAGGAAGGACTGAAAGTAGTAATAGTAAACCCAGGCGTAATTATTGGCCCCGGCTTTTGGGATCAGGGAAGCGGAGAAATTTTCAAGAAAGTAAAAAATAAACTGCCTTTCTACACTAAAGGATCTACTGGTTTTGTAGCAGTTACTGATGTTGTAAATATATTGTATGAACTAATGGAAAGCAATATTCATGGTGAACGCTACACACTCATTAGCCAAAACATTTTGTTTCAGGACTTTTTATTCGCTATTGCTGATGCTTTAAAAGTAAGAAGACCTAAATATCATGCCACCCCTTTTATCATAAACAGTTTATCGAATTTGGAATGGATAGCTTCAAACCTTTTTGGAAAAAGAAGACAGCTTAGCAAAGCCACTGCAAGATCTTCTTATTCAACTGATTTATATTCTAATGAAAAAACAAAAAACGCCTTGAATTTTACATTCACAGACGTTTATGATTATATAAAGGAAATTGTTATTTTGTAG
- a CDS encoding DUF4296 domain-containing protein, with translation MRKILSLFVLAVSFFSCNKDLVERPDNLIDKKTMSAIFYDISLLDAMRYQDPNTLYKNGINPKTYIFTKYKVDSIQFAKSNAYYASDYREYKKMFDEINGRLKKEKDAVDLINKKAEKKEAALKKAKAKKIQDSINKVKKDKELKIKKEKDSIEKAKKEKGLKTKKKDSLNKTKKEKSLKHKKANKTTK, from the coding sequence ATGAGAAAGATACTGTCTCTTTTTGTACTGGCTGTTTCATTTTTTAGCTGCAATAAGGATTTGGTTGAAAGGCCGGATAATCTTATTGATAAAAAGACGATGTCCGCTATTTTTTATGATATTTCGCTTTTGGATGCTATGAGATATCAGGATCCTAATACGCTATATAAAAACGGAATCAATCCAAAGACGTATATTTTTACTAAATATAAAGTAGACAGCATTCAGTTTGCAAAAAGTAATGCTTATTACGCTTCTGATTATAGAGAATATAAAAAGATGTTTGATGAGATAAACGGCCGATTAAAGAAAGAGAAAGATGCAGTGGATCTGATTAATAAAAAAGCTGAAAAAAAGGAAGCAGCACTTAAAAAAGCAAAAGCAAAAAAAATACAGGATTCTATTAATAAAGTCAAAAAAGACAAAGAGTTAAAAATTAAAAAAGAAAAAGATTCTATTGAAAAGGCTAAAAAAGAGAAGGGATTAAAAACTAAAAAGAAAGATTCTCTAAATAAAACAAAAAAAGAAAAGAGTCTAAAGCATAAGAAAGCGAATAAAACTACAAAATAA
- a CDS encoding dihydroorotase, producing MNRYLIKNAKIVNEGVIFEGDVLIDNDLIVEISDNISLKSSDCMIIDAEGNYLIPGVIDDQVHFREPGLTHKGDIESESRAAVAGGITSFIEQPNTVPNAVTQQILEEKYQIASEKSFANYSFMMGATNDNLEEVLKTNPKNVAGIKIFLGSSTGNMLVDNEAVLEKIFSCTSMLIAVHCEDEQTIKDNLEKYKEEYGEDVPVTDHHLIRSEEACYLSSSKAIALAKKTGARLHVFHLSTAKEMELFTNKIPLEEKKITAEVCVHHLWFTNDDYETKGNFIKWNPAVKTANDRKVLWEALNDGRIDVIATDHAPHTLEEKQQKYLQAPSGGPLVQHALVAMFEAYHQGKISIEKIVEKMCHNPAKIFKIEKRGFIKEGYYADLVIINSGLPWSVKKENILSKCGWSPFEKFTFKSRVTHTFVNGKLVYSGFKVKDIRAGQRILFDR from the coding sequence ATGAATAGATATTTAATTAAAAATGCTAAAATAGTAAATGAAGGAGTTATTTTTGAAGGAGATGTTCTTATAGACAATGATCTTATAGTTGAGATTTCGGATAATATCAGCCTGAAATCATCTGACTGTATGATTATTGATGCCGAAGGAAATTATCTTATCCCTGGAGTTATAGATGATCAGGTGCATTTTAGAGAACCTGGACTTACTCATAAAGGAGATATAGAATCCGAGTCCAGAGCTGCAGTTGCAGGAGGAATTACCTCTTTTATAGAACAGCCTAACACTGTTCCTAATGCTGTTACCCAGCAAATTTTAGAAGAAAAATATCAAATCGCTTCTGAGAAGTCTTTTGCCAATTATTCTTTTATGATGGGTGCTACCAATGATAATCTGGAAGAAGTATTAAAAACCAATCCTAAAAATGTTGCTGGGATCAAAATATTCCTCGGCTCTTCTACTGGAAATATGCTGGTAGATAATGAAGCAGTACTGGAGAAGATATTTTCATGTACTTCTATGCTCATTGCGGTTCATTGTGAAGATGAGCAGACTATCAAAGATAATTTAGAAAAATATAAAGAAGAATATGGCGAAGACGTTCCTGTAACGGATCATCATCTTATCCGCAGTGAAGAGGCTTGTTATCTGTCTTCATCAAAAGCGATTGCTCTGGCTAAAAAAACAGGAGCAAGACTGCATGTTTTTCATCTTTCTACAGCAAAGGAAATGGAACTGTTTACCAATAAAATTCCATTGGAAGAAAAAAAGATTACTGCCGAAGTCTGCGTGCATCATTTATGGTTTACCAATGATGATTATGAAACTAAAGGCAATTTTATAAAATGGAATCCAGCTGTAAAAACTGCTAATGACCGAAAAGTGCTATGGGAAGCGCTGAATGACGGCCGTATTGATGTAATTGCTACTGATCATGCACCTCACACACTGGAAGAAAAACAGCAGAAATATCTGCAGGCTCCTTCGGGAGGTCCGCTGGTGCAGCACGCTCTTGTGGCAATGTTTGAAGCATATCATCAAGGAAAGATAAGTATTGAGAAAATCGTCGAGAAGATGTGTCATAATCCTGCTAAAATTTTTAAAATTGAAAAAAGAGGGTTTATTAAGGAGGGGTATTATGCCGACTTGGTAATTATCAATTCAGGTCTGCCTTGGAGTGTGAAAAAAGAAAATATACTTTCAAAATGCGGCTGGTCTCCTTTTGAAAAGTTTACTTTTAAATCTAGAGTTACGCATACTTTTGTTAATGGTAAGCTGGTGTATTCCGGGTTTAAAGTAAAAGATATACGTGCTGGACAAAGAATCTTATTTGACCGATAA